The stretch of DNA TGGATTTTATGTCAAGAGCATTAAATATCAAggttttctcagtcgctttggtgcatttatcagatcagaaatgaaattctcaaaactacttgttcaacctccacatcatctagtcacttgtgcacatcataaaagcagtttctcattcttttgaacaaattgcgattgctttggtacattcttgcaactgattatgtacatttgtctgcggtttcctacattttcagttgctaatctcatgttgctcaaaatgtattatacagttctctgtgctatagtcttacctctcaaaacatctagtcattagttcatcgtacaagttattaaatgcaaaatggttgatctagttgtcataaactgtgaagaagaggaggagtaAAGATGCATGGTGGAGGatacagaggcaaaacagaggaagaggcagaaGAAGCCAAGAACAGAGGCACATATCAGATGAAATAAGGACCACTGTTGTGGACCacgttgtcaatcatggccttacGATGGCTGAAGGATGCAGCTAAATATTGGGAGATCTACCATATCCTCaattattcaaacattttgaaacagtctctttcaatcaatatctcacatacagtaatgtgtaaatttgtacatttgaaaggatatatggcatacataagaagcacagccttctgcatttcaatacagtaactctcaagtcaagtcaagtcacctttatttatatagcgcttttaacaatacaaattgtgtcaaagcacttaacagtatcaaattggaggatagagtgtcagtaatgtataatgataagattaaacactcaattttctaaattttcaattaaaggcatttcattattgaattcagagatgtcattgtctagctcagtttagtttaaatagtatctatgcaatcaaatcgacgataatcgctagaaatgaagtgtccccaactgagcaagccaggggcaacagcggcaaggaaccaaaactccctctgtgacagaatggagaaaaaaaccttgggagaaaccaggctcagtcggggggccagacgaaacccacagttcaattccaaccgcagccatgtcagattgtgtaaagggcttatctgattcccatggtcttgtcccgatggagcatttttatttataattgaatgtatttgttatatttgtgttttattcattatttgaagtttttcatttacagttttttacaatcgttaggacacatttctcaatactaaagtcactttttcaaaactcttcacacagtgAGCACAACAGCAGTCTGTGTGAGCTAAACTGTGGatcatttttcattgctttGGCACAACATGCATTCATTGAGTACTTCTTTCAAATTTCATGAATTCTTTTCTCATTTCGACACAACTGTCAAAACTCTGTGTACCTACAGCCCAGTTTGCACTCGTTTACATACTCTTTTCAAAATTGCTAAACTTGAGttcaaaacaataacataatacaaaacggaataaaacagcaattttctgcatttctacaataatattttattacagtaaaatatatttagaaaaagaaaatgaaatgctaTCAAAACCGTTGGACCAACTACAGGTGATTCCTTTTGTAGCTGAAGACCTACATGTGTTACTCCCTTACATAATTTCATTATCATCTATAAAAAATTTTGCATTGAATAATCTGCATTGTGATGTAAACATGGACCAAGCCGGACACAGAGAAGTGGCTGAAAGAGCAAGAGGGAGACGTATGCGTGGTGGAAGAAGAATAAGAGGAAGATCAAGAGCTGTAGTCTCAGATGAGATCAGGGCAACTATAACTgatcatataaataaatcatggtCTTTCAATGAGAGAGGGTGGTCTGTGAGTGCAGCCAATTCATCactaaacaccaatgacttgtacatatgggtgcagtcattttagacacttctaaaactgttgcaacagagatggaaatacaatttttaaatacatgaattatgtttccatctttgttgccacagttttggaagtgcctttttctgttctaaagaagggggtgtcccaatacgtttgtccatatagtgtatgtacaagtcattggtgtttagtGATGAGTTTTAGGCTtaaggtctgcatttaaagtcacaccagaggtgttcagcttggattaagactttctgcagaccagtcaagttcttccacgctgactaaatcaataatttatttttgaaccttgccttatacacagagacattgacatgttagaatagaaaagggtcctgtccaaactgttgctttaaaattagaagcaaacaattccctagaatatcattatatgcttaaacattaagatttgtactcatggaaattagtCAAGCCTGTTCATTAGATGGGGGTGACTCAATACTTTTGGAAATATAGTGTATCAGCAGAAGATTACCAGGGAAGGATCAGGCATGCGAAAAGATTCTTTCCTAGGTGTATTGCCCTAGATGACATACGATGTGATGTGGATGAGAATCTGTGGCCAAATGCAGTACGTAGAGTTGATTAGGATTCctacaatatatacaaatgtatataCAAATTCTTGCATTTTGGAAtaactttgtaaaaaaaaagtaaaaaatatatatattgaaacatATAGCATCATGTCTAATTCATTCCTGTAACATATATTTTGCTGTAAACAGTAGTCCTAAGTAGGTGTCCTTCTTTTACAGAAGAAAACATTGTTTAATGTCACCTGTTGTTAGTGTTTTTTAGGTCTTACTTTTATAGATGACCAAGTGTGTTTGTTAACTGACAACCCTTGCTAGTGTTATGAAAGAATGAGCTGGTCTGAGACATGTATGAAGTGTTTTGATAGTTGTTGTGCATTTTGAATGTGGAATGAACTGCTGTGCCAAGCTGAAAGTTGGTTAGGAGAAatgtgtgaagagttttgaaaaagtgactTTAGTATTGAGAGATGTGTCCtagcgattgtaaaaaactgtaaatgatttattcatttgctataattgtaatgtatagtttaatgcatttattgtttctctgtctatttttataatatatatttgtttgtttattataattaaaatttatgtCTCAGGGGCTCATATaagtgtcctggtctccgctgacgatcagggctgcagacatctcttggtgctgatccaccatctgatcggatacggactaagaaacagaataagaaagaaacagacaaatattagcgtagatgccattcttcttacgatgtaacgagtacatcgtgtgctatggggagtgttcctggTTCCAGTTGATCtatttaatgcagcctaacaatcctttaacggatttgaataatagaagcgtattagtatgttatgtgtaagccaggctaaagagatgggtctttaatctagatttaaaccgacagagtgtgtctgcctcccgaacagtgttaggtagattgttccagagtttgggtgctaaataggaaaatgatctgccgcccgcagacgattttgatattctaggtattatcaaacgtccagagttttgagaacacagcggacgtggaggactataatgtgataagagctcgctcaagtactgaggagctaagccattcagggctttacaagtaattaacaagattttaaaatctatccgatgtttgatagggagccagtgcagtgttgacagaaccgggctaatatggtcatacttcctggttctagttaGGActctgcattttggaccaactgtagtttgttgatcaagcatgcagaacaaccacccaataaagcattacaatagtctaaccttgaggtcataaacgcatgaattagtatttctgcatttgacgttcaGAGCATAGGTaacaatttagatatgtttttgagatggaaaaacgcagttttacaaatgctagaaacatggctttcaaatgaaagattgctatcaaacagcacacctaggttcctgactgatgaagaagaattgacagagcagccgtcaagtgttagatagtgttctaggttattacatgtggggtttttaggtccgataattaacacttctgttttttcagaatttagcagtaagaaattactcgtcatccagtttttttatatcgactatgcattccgttagtttctcaatttggtgtgtttcaccgggccgcgaagaaatatagagttGAGTattatcagcataacagtgaaagctaacaccatgtctcctgataatatctcccaagggtaacaagcgtgaaaagtaacagccctagtactgagccttgaggtactccatactgcacttgtgatcgatatgatacctcttcattcactgctacgaactgatggcggtcagataagtacgatttgaaccatgctaaggcacttccactaatgccaacaaagttttctagtctattcaaaagaatgttgtggtcgattgTGTCGAACGCagtgctaagatccagtagaactaataaagagatacaaccacgatcagatgatagaagcaggtcatttgtaactctaatgagagcagtctcagtactatgatacggtctaaatcctgactggaattcctcacagataccatttttctctaagaaggaatataattgtgaggatactaccttttctagtatctttgacagaaaggggagattcgagatcgtctgtaattaactagatctttggggtcaagttgagtttttttaatgagaggcttaataacagccaattttaaggttttggggacatatcctaatgacaatgatgaattaataatagccacttctggaagcagctcttttagtagtttagatggaatagggtctaacatgcatgttgttggtttagattatttaacaagtttatacaattcttcctctcctacagtagagaatgagtggaattgttcctcaggggatctatagtgcactatctgatgcgatactgtagttgacggctgcatggttacaattttatctctgatagtatcgatcttggaagtaaagtagttcataaagtcattactgctgtgctgttgggaaatgccaacacctgttgatgctttatttttcgtaaatttagtcactgtattgaataaatactgggggttatgtttgttttcttctagaagagacgaaaagtaatcagatctagcagttttaatgcttttctgtaggatagggtactttcccgccaagctatccgaaatacctctagttttgttttcctccagctgtgctccattttccgggctgctctctttagtgcgcgagtgtgctcattataccacggtgttggactcttatccttaatcttccttaagtgtAAAGGAGCAACCACGTCTAAAgcgctagaaaagagagagtccatagttcctgttacatcatcaagttgttctgagctattggatatactgaggaactgagataagtcaggaagattatttataaagtagtcttttgtggtagaagtgatggttctaccatatttgtaacaaggagttggctttacagctttagctatatggaatatacaggagactagataatgatctgagatatcatcgctctgctgcaaaatttcagtgccactgacatcaattccacgtgacagtattaaatctagagtatgatttcgacaatgagtaggtacGTGTTtttttaacaccaatagagtttagaatgtatataaatgctgatcccaacacatctttttcattatcaacatggatattaaaatcaccaacaattaggactttatctgcagccagcactaactcagatagaaaatcagcaaattctttaataaagtctgtatggtgccctggtggcctgtatacagtagccagtacaaacatcacaggggatttatcatttatcataacaatacttgtttctttggataacgttatatgaagcaccattacttcgaacaaattatacttgaaacctgacctctgagaaatactgaaaatattgctataaattgtagcaacacctccccctttaccttttggacacggttcatgtttgtaacagtaatcttgtggtgtagactcgtttaaagtaatgtaatcatcttgttttagccaggtttctgtcaaacaaagcacatttagtttatggtcagtgatcatatcatttacaaaaagtgcttttgtagaaagggatctaatattcaataagccaagctttatcatgtgtctatctgtattatatctgtttttttatttgttgaacatcaattaaattgttactattactttggtttggatgttttctgtattttctagtacggggaacagacacagtctctatagtgtgatttctaggtgaaaaagtttatatgtgctgagagttaactgacttctgtggcgtgaggcggctagcagacgatcggtttagccagtctgtctgcttcctgacctgggccccagttagtcaagtacgaactctaagactgtgccatatttctagagagaagagcggcaccaccccaggagggatgaacaccatctcttttcaacaggtcaggtctgccccaaaaatttttccaattgtctataaagcctatgttattttgcgggcaccacttagacatccagccattgagtgacgaaACTCTtgtcatagtttacatcaggtaatactaacagagtgcagtgttatattgacaacatgactaagcacttcgactatcttgtttgtgaacaatgacacaaggacttttcattctgattgcactgatatgttcattgacataaatacttacttttgagagatgaactaaagattttgagtaagttacaggcttttgcaggaaatccatTGAGGGGTGCTGTTTGtatgaattgttttgagaaatgcatatatgtctttgcaaatattaaggatgattcgagaaatgcaccaaagtaactgagaaaaactgtaagaatGTCATTTATTGTTCCTGAACTTGAATTAAATTAGTTGTGAGAATGGagaattgtaattaaaatttaaagaagCGGAATTAAAACGAATTGATATTCACGTTTTTGTGACTATAATTTTTAACTAGAAAAGCAGagtttagaaaatatttttaaaatcagaatAGAGATATAgacagatatagatatagacagacagacagacagatagacagatagatagatagatagatagatagatagatagatagatagatagatagatagatagatagatagatagatagatagatagatagatagatagatagatagatagaaataatGAATGGCTGCTCTGTGATCAATTGTCATTGGTGGTGTTGAGTATTTAAAGAATGTTGGAATAGATTTTGGAGATATGGTGCAAATCTTACTCTACTATTTTGCTCCATGCTGGAGGgtcacccatcgtcatgaacaCGCAGTTTGACAAGATGGTTATCATGATGAACATGCTAAATAATTTGTTGTGAAGTAAAGGAAAACTTAGGAGGAATGACTTGTGGCTCTAAATTAAGCAAGAAGTCAAAGCATTACACAAAGTTAAGATGTCAACCCAAATAATATATGGAAATCAAAGAACAGATGGAGAACATTGTTATATGTTGATACACATATAAAATgacattatatataattattattttcatgggTTATTTGAAGGATATGAATGTATGAGTATTCTTATGGCCACACGTCGAATGGGGCTGAATGGACTTAGAAAGTAGCATGCAGGTTCAGCATTGAATCGGTATATTGTATTCCCTTTGGTGATCACGATGAACgtctgcaaaacaaaaaagggACACAAAATCTCTTGCAGTATAAATATTGTTCTGATAAGCCagatttgtaaatatttattgacATCTGGGCTTTGATATTTCGCTTTTGCCACTGACTTTTTTTGCTTTGTAGAATGGATCCAACTCTTCCAGAGGAACATTGAGGAGATTCGGCGGAGGGTCTCCGTAGATGAACGGTAGGGCCTTTCCTGCTTCCAAATCACTGCTGGGTTTGGGCAGATCCTCCTCAGGCACCTCGACATTCTGGGCCTTCATCTGCTCCTGCTCGGCGGCCTCTTCTGCCATCCGCCGCTCGATCTCGGCGAGCGACTCCAAAGTGAAGGGGTGGAACACATCGGTGCCTGTGGGAGGGAGTAGACGCGCCATCTTGACATTCTGCTGAAGGAGGGCTGCCACCACTTCGGGGTCTCTCAATTGTGCCCTGCGGGGAcaaaatttattaatattttatattataaatagcaTCTACCGTCACAGCTTTATTTCTgcacacatacaaaaataaaacaggttattctgaaatattttatatagagtTAAAGTGACATTATGCCGCCaaggaattataaggttctatctgcattctgagcagttttgagatattgagcttTAAAGTTTTTGCGTGTCATAGACTTTTGTAGATAgaaacctttttgttttcttaaagaaGGCCCAAAATGCACACAGCTTATTACAAAAGAAACAccacataatgtaaataaattgtcacagaataagaatatggtaataactcaattttgacaaaaatgtgagatagaaccttataattccaaggcaACGATTTTATACACTACTAATACTTTTATATCATCACGATgctttaaattcaaatatttgtatattgttacatAACATTCTTTATCAAATaactgctgttcttttcaactttttttcattaaagaatcctgaaaaaaaagaaagacaataataagaaatgtcttttgAGCATTAagtcagtatattagaatgatttctgaaggatcatgtgacactgaagactggagtatgatgctgaaaattcagctttggcatcataga from Onychostoma macrolepis isolate SWU-2019 unplaced genomic scaffold, ASM1243209v1 Scaffold54, whole genome shotgun sequence encodes:
- the LOC131535623 gene encoding sodium channel protein type 4 subunit alpha B-like — its product is MARLLPPTGTDVFHPFTLESLAEIERRMAEEAAEQEQMKAQNVEVPEEDLPKPSSDLEAGKALPFIYGDPPPNLLNVPLEELDPFYKAKKTFIVITKGNTIYRFNAEPACYFLSPFSPIRRVAIRILIHSLFSMFIMITILSNCVFMTMGDPPAWSKIVDPYPIRWWISTKRCLQP